The region AATATAATACTCCCTGACAGAAATATTCCAACCAGTTTGTTAAATCATGGTTTTTATCAGCACTTTTTAGCGCATCAACATAAGCCTGCCTGTCTTGATTGTAATATTCATCTAAAGTGAAATAGTCACTGATATTGAATTTGTGTGTTGATAAAATTAATGTTGCCATAAGTCTGCTTGTACGGCCATTTCCATCGACAAATGGGTGAATGCGCACTAATTCATAATGAAGAATTCCCGCAATAATTACGGGATACATTTCATCTGTTGAATTGTTTAACCAATCTAATAATTCCTCTACTAAATGTGGTACTTTATATGCTGCTGGCGGCACATGATTTACTTCTTTAGTGTGCGGGTTACCAATATATACGAGAGTATCTCTAAATTTGCCTTCATATTCAGGATTTTTTAATAAATCTTTAGTCAAATCTCTATGCACTGATAAAATTGTATTTTTGGTAATAATTTTATCTGAATATTTATTCAATTGATTTAATACATTGAAATAATTTAATACTTCTTGTTCTGCTTTGGTAGTTGGTTCCTGATTGTTTTTGATTAATGTTTTTACTTCATCTAAGTTTAAAGGATTTCCTTCAATTGATGTTGAATAATGTGAAGACCTGATGAATGCATCTTGTTTTAGTTTAGTGTCATATAATGG is a window of Methanobrevibacter sp. DNA encoding:
- a CDS encoding Fic family protein; translated protein: MFEPKFTYTNKIVNYIAKIASAKEVISNAKIIPLYDTKLKQDAFIRSSHYSTSIEGNPLNLDEVKTLIKNNQEPTTKAEQEVLNYFNVLNQLNKYSDKIITKNTILSVHRDLTKDLLKNPEYEGKFRDTLVYIGNPHTKEVNHVPPAAYKVPHLVEELLDWLNNSTDEMYPVIIAGILHYELVRIHPFVDGNGRTSRLMATLILSTHKFNISDYFTLDEYYNQDRQAYVDALKSADKNHDLTNWLEYFCQGVLYSIDKVKSEVLNLDQITSKYDNTIELTPNEISVLKLLEDKTHIKNKDIQEMLDISPQASYKIIRKLKNKELIKSVGKGRNTEYININHQP